The DNA region ATCAATgtgagataaaaattatcaaaactaataTGATTGCCTGATGAAGCTTGGAAGTATGTCTTTTTCAGTCTCGCCTTCCTTATTAGTTATTCGttcgatttttgttttgtttttctctttcgtGTCCATCTTGAATTTGCGGTTGAGCTTTTAATTTTCGTTATCCgatgtttttcattaaatcattTGTGAGGATAGAGTACTATTCAACAACACGAcaccttttaaaaacacattttcaaattttaaaattgttttttggaaTGTACAATTAATTCTAGTTTCAAGATATAATTAATTCTGAGAGTTACAACTAGCTATATTGTGTAATTGAACTACTGAAAGATATTAcacaattttaagtattattagtattaagTATATTAAGTATTAAGAGAAATAGGAGTTGAAAATGTTTAGAACTTCAGCGaaattttttcagaagtttTAACCATCAAAATCAAACTTATGTGGTCAATAGCTcttgaatttaatattgattgcAATAATATTGAttgcaataataaattcttttaattttgattagcTAATTCTGTGTGAATGTTTTTagactttataaaattgattcattttcaaataagcagtgacaaataaaataaaataaattgaagtgtTTTCTCGTAAttcacaattaaattaaaaaaatttcggcttgaattaattttaatttataacattgaCTTATTAAAATTGATCGATTTTCCAAcaagctgaaaaataaaataaattgaagcgTTTTCTCGTAATTCACAattaaattgacaattttttagggtgattaattttatttcatatcattGACCTAGAATATCTATCGGATTTTCAACTACATAAATGcccaactccgtagccttgtaaatttgaacccaactcGGCAGTCAAGGGTACTCTTAGATAAAACTATGAGACAGCCTTTGGGAAGGACTAAGTGAAACCAATCCccttttgcgttacatggagaggaaaactataAGAATCTCTCACGGTTAACTCGACCGCAGAAGGGACTCTAATCCAGATCCGCCAACCACTGAGAAAAATATCGGTTTTTTACGCCAGGTCTGTGATATCAGAATTTCAGGTTTTAAAGTACGAGAAACTCTGACATACAACGCTTTTCGCATCTCaaggtttataaatattatatatcttaaaaagattacattaattatatattactcatattaattatatatcttaaaaagattttataaaagagCTTATAgttacaaatttgtaaatttttaaaataaataacgaagaaaaagaaaaatgtcataacttttttaacaggAAATGTCAtcactttttttcctctttctgaaaaattttttatgaagaagtaaaaattaaaaatagaacaattttgtttaattttttaagtattttattattctcatCACAATATAACCCTAAGCAAAGAAGCACTTTGAACTAATTATATCTCAAGGTGAGcaaaatatcactttaaaacaaatttaaacatccCATTTGTGttcttatgaaaaagaaaaaaagtgttttattattcggatttatttttcagaaagatttatttcggatttatttttcagatagttAAGCCTaccattaataatataaatatttatttttcgatctaaagtcaaggttttttttaaaaaagctaaagtGGCAgctaacagaaataaatatccaCTTGgtctaaataaatatgtactaccacttttttttgGCGTTTTTCATAAGTAGACAAATTGTTTATGGCTGGATAATAATGGGTTCAACTTTAAAAACAGGATCTTACACTCCGTGGAAAATTTGAAAAGGGACATTAACATTCTAACAAGGAagctataaatttcttttcattaacttttatttaaaaaatttctttcggCAGACATTTGTTTGGAAATACTAAGCATAGTGgagaatacaaatttattacaataccttttattatcttaaatttactatattaattttattttttattttttttaaggatcgTATAAACCCGATACATTTATGCCACACAACGCGTATAAATAGGAGATATTGCCCGCAAatcggagcaagttggcatctttgttggtatacaatcttttttttctccacacaATTTATACAGAATATTACAATTTATCTCCTGTCCTTCCTCCAAGGTTATGGAGAAGGTATATGATTTGCGtgtcttaaatttaatgtaCTGCGTGATTAAAAGAAACGTTGAACTGGGCGTGGGTGTTTCTTCGCAGAAAACCTATCTGATGTGTGATCgccttttcattaaaaaaaatttttaaagcatttttcagaaagaaagaTAAACTATTCTATAAAGCGTACGCAATGACATTTTATATANNNNNNNNNNNNNNNNNNNNNNNNNNNNNNNNNNNNNNNNNNNNNNNNNNNNNNNNNNNNNNNNNNNNNNNNNNNNNNNNNNNNNNNNNNNNNNNNNNNNNNNNNNNNNNNNNNNNNNNNNNNNNNNNNNNNNNNNNNNNNNNNNNNNNNNNNNNNNNNNNNNNNNNNNNNNNNNNNNNNNNNNNNNNNNNNNNNNNNNNNNNNNNNNNNNNNNNNNNNNNNNNNNNNNNNNNNNNNNNNNNNNNNNNNNNNNNNNNNNNNNNNNNNNNNNNNNNNNNNNNNNNNNNNNNNNNNNNNNNNNNNNNNNNNNNNNNNNNNNNNNNNNNNNNNNNNNNNNNNNNNNNNNNNNNNNNNNNNNNNNNNNNNNNNNNNNNNNNNNNNNNNNNNNNNNNNNNNNNNNNNNNNNNNNNNNNNNNNNNNNNNNNNNNNNNNNNNNNNNNNNNNNNNNNNNNNNNNNNNNNNNNNNNNNNNNNNNNNNNNNNNNNNNNNNNNNNNNNNNNNNNNNNNNNNNNNNNNNNNNNNNNNNNNNNNNNNNNNNNNNNNNNNNNNNNNNNNNNNNNNNNNNNNNNNNNNNNNNNNNNNNNNNNNNNNNNNNNNNNNNNNNNNNNNNNNNNNNNNNNNNNNNNNNNNNNNNNNNNNNNNNNNNNNNNNNNNNNNNNNNNNNNNNNNNNNNNNNNNNNNNNNNNNNNNNNNNNNNNNNNNNNNNNNNNNNNNNNNNNNNNNNNNNNNNNNNNNNNNNNNNNNNNNNNNNNNNNNNNNNNNNNNNNNNNNNNNNNNNNNNNNNNNNNNNNNNNNNNNNNNNNNNNNNNNNNNNNNNNNNNNNNNNNNNNNNNNNNNNNNNNNNNNNNNNNNNNNNNNNNNNNNNNNNNNNNNNNNNNNNNNNNNNNNNNNNNNNNNNNNNNNNNNNNNNNNNNNNNNNNNNNNNNNNNNNNNNNNNNNNNNNNNNNNNNNNNNNNNNNNNNNNNNNNNNNNNNNNNNNNNNNNNNNNNNNNNNNNNNNNNNNNNNNNNNNNNNNNNNNNNNNNNNNNNNNNNNNNNNNNNNNNNNNNNNNNNNNNNNNNNNNNNNNNNNNNNNNNNNNNNNNNNNNNNNNNNNNNNNNNNNNNNNNNNNNNNNNgctctccatcgtagttcttcaggcaaatgatgcctagaggtcattattacgaattggctatctcagattttcaatgtcgcaatcacagtaaaatttgtgtgctttctctcaaacttggacttttatgctccaggcagatgacgtaagccgagtgcagcgccactaatttgcatattgcaattttactcagctactcttagtggacaacatatgcaaattttgcacggtttggcttacttttgaaagagttatcgctatttttgtgatttttccttaatttatgataaccagtgtatatatatatatatatcaaggaACAAGGAGctcttggatcaagtaatgggagaaattttctttcgtggaggtctttttgatggaactagcacagcatttgcgttacatggaggggaaaaccacccatggttagtctgacagtccgtctaccactgaggatattttacgtcagcactgtggtcggtgcaagctggatgcggagtagccatcgctgggatccTAACGTGgtccacctcattggaaggcgagcactctatcccctgagccatcacggctttATGTAAGAATATTGTACTATGTGACttaaatgatttagtttttaCCTTAGGCCAAACAGCATATGAAAGTACTCGAATGcgcaaaaggtaaaaaaaaaggaaataaataaaaaaaaaaacagcactgACACACTacaataaaaatagctttagaTTAAATTCtctactactttttaaaatattttgaagaaacagtGTAGTTGGCCCCtctaaatgcattttaacttttgtatacTCTGCATACCTAAGAACTGTCTCTTgtccacaaaataaataaataaataaaaatttcttaacactCTTCTAACTGTCAACAAGTAAACGAGAAAATCTTTACCTTGATATCTTGGTACCCTAAGTGTCATAACCCCAAGTGTACGCCAAGTCAAAACATGCTGAATTTTTGCTAGTGTTAGTTTTTCtggtttgaaaataatataagcaaatAATTGTGCATATTTCATTCTGGTTgcggatataaaaaaaaaaaaattatccgcaaaaataactataaaaaattatatattatattaaaaaaaattactttcccAAATGCGCGATACAGAATATAGTGggaagcaaataaattattacattccatattacagttaaaaaataattaattaaatacggAGATATGCAAAAGCAGTTAAATGTAATACTCAAAATAATGAAGTTTCAAAGTGGAAGACGTATTAGCGgtgtttttcaaaactttttcaccAAGGAAAATGAAAATGTCACATTTAGGTGCCATATAACTAGAgacaaaactataattttaaattataaatactatattGACGAAAGAAATTAtctgaacattaaaaattaagttattagtTCGTTCTAaagttattacatttatttaaaaagtcgcCTATTTGGTGAGATATTTTTGCCTAATtgataataatcaaaatcaatgaataatttttcaaatttcgcaaatttttatgagtctaGATAATGCAGTGttagaattactttttaaatattaaataattagatcGCAAAAGATTTTTAGTTTCACAAAAGTATCTTTGACGTTTAGCGTTATTTTCAGAACTAGTATAGAGGGCGCTGGCTGAAGATAGGCCAAACTTGAGCAAACAGTCATGAATAACAGTTTCAGgctcacagcagttatgaaagtagtatattatttacaaaaaaagaagaaaaaaaacgttattttatgtgtaatacatattttaatacttatttatgtaTCATCGTTAAAAATACTCGCTTTTTTAGGtcaaatataaactattttcacaagtttgaatgaaaaaagtgaataattctTTGTCTTGGTGTTTATATTGATATAATACCtaaattattcacaaattttataaaaaaacatttaatgacaaTCACACAttactttcaaataaagaaaaaacatgaataaaaattaagcagaattttcatgttctaaatattaaacaaaattcaaacgATCATTTTCACTGCAGTTCCgttcttaaaaatacttcaagaggacaaataaaaatgtaggtTCATGTTTTGGTTTTCTAACATCATGTGATGGCAAAGCATTCCGAACTCAACTGTCGAAGGTCTGGAGACAGAGagggaaaattctaaatatgtttttcatccttttagttaggccgggatagcctggctgGCAGGGAGCTGGACTCATGTTCCTGATGGGAGTTCAAATCCAACCGGCCgtaatggtgactggtgcactttGAATTTGTCGGatcacaaagtcttccatgttcccataacaaattaaacctctaggggtactgaattgaagattgaaCGTTTTCTGGTtaagattaaagtaaatatcttatttttgtacaatttacGTTATAAGAATCATCAAAACCTGTTCTTAtcaatttaaacagttttgatcagttttaattatgaaattaaattttaaaaaaatgtaaaaattgacaaatgtgtagctttaaattaatgattcaaaaccacaaatttttattgttttaatgtgtTGAGGAAAATCTCATAGAGAAAGTCTAAAAATTATAGAGCTCTATTTCTTCTAATCTAATAAAACGATCCCTTTATTTCCTCCCtctgttgaaaaatattagctATCGAACACTCtgtaattaaaagtttcttaagtcaaaataaataaaagataaataagaaaagaaaaaaaaaacgaaattcgaaaatttaaccaaaaatccTAGATGGCGCGGGTAGGGGTCGCTTGAAGACAAAAATCTtggtttttttataatttacaactTAGTAATTACttcaagcaaaattttattaattatttattaatctgaaaatgagtaaataaatattataaaaacccCTCGATGGACACTTCGACTACCTTTCTTGCAAGCAtccacaataaaaaataagcataattcaACCTTACCACGATTCCTGCAATAATCTGAAAAGTTCAAATAGagtaagaaagaatatttttcgtttatatACTTTCGCAGCTTAATCATGATTCTTCCGAGTTAACAACCAGCGCCAATTTCCGATAGAATAATTATGAAGACAACAAAGAAAGTTCGTTCAATAATGCATAGAATATAATCTCTAATCGATAgcagcaaacatttttttcttcttcttctgaaTGTGCAATTGGCTGGGTGCATGCGCGGATCTGTTTACCCAATTTACTGGAACGTCTTTCTTGTTCAAGTCAAGATATCGACAGGACATGCTTTTTCATCGAAGTAATTATAGACTTCATCCTACAATACACGCAACATTACCGCATCTAAATAAGCGATTCCTAGATATTTTGCAGGACGGAAAAGGTCATGGTAACATATAAAGCCGATGATATCTTTTTATGGTTACAAAAATTCCAGAAATGTTTTGTCTCAATATACAAGTAGTTTTGACTTATTCTATACATGGACTTACAAATCCCATAGCTTGCCACATGTAGTaccttcatatatatatatataNNNNNNNNNNNNNNNNNNNNNNNNNNNNNNNNNNNNNNNNNNNNNNNNNNNNNNNNNNNNNNNNNNNNNNNNNNNNNNNNNNNNNNNNNNNNNNNNNNNNNNNNNNNNNNNNNNNNNNNNNNNNNNNNNNNNNNNNNNNNNNNNNNNNNNNNNNNNNNNNNNNNNNNNNNNNNNNNNNNNNNNNNNNNNNNNNNNNNNNNNNNNNNNNNNNNNNNNNNNNNNNNNNNNNNNNNNNNNNNNNNNNNNNNNNNNNNNNNNNNNNNNNNNNNNNNNNNNNNNNNNNNNNNNNNNNNNNNNNNNNNNNNNNNNNNNNNNNNNNNNNNNNNNNNNNNNNNNNNNNNNNNNNNNNNNNNNNNNNNNNNNNNNNNNNNNNNNNNNNNNNNNNNNNNNNNNNNNNNNNNNNNNNNNNNNNNNNNNNNNNNNNNNNNNNNNNNNNNNNNNNNNNNNNNNNNNNNNNNNNNNNNNNNNNNNNNNNNNNNNNNNNNNNNNNNNNNNNNNNNNNNNNNNNNNNNNNNNNNNNNNNNNNNNNNNNNNNNNNNNNNNNNNNNNNNNNNNNNNNNNNNNNNNNNNNNNNNNNNNNNNNNNNNNNNNNNNNNNNNNNNNNNNNNNNNNNNNNNNNNNNNNNNNNNNNNNNNNNNNNNNNNNNNNNNNNNNNNNNNNNNNNNNNNNNNNNNNNNNNNNNNNNNNNNNNNNNNNNNNNNNNNNNNNNNNNNNNNNNNNNNNNNNNNNNNNNNNNNNNNNNNNNNNNNNNNNNNNNNNNNNNNNNNNNNNNNNNNNNNNNNNNNNNNNNNNNNNNNNNNNNNNNNNNNNNNNNNNNNNNNNNNNNNNNNNNNNNNNNNNNNNNNNNNNNNNNNNNNNNNNNNNNNNNNNNNNNNNNNNNNNNNNNNNNNNNNNNNNNNNNNNNNNNNNNNNNNNNNNNNNNNNNNNNNNNNNNNNNNNNNNNNNNNNNNNNNNNNNNNNNNNNNNNNNNNNNNNNNNNNNNNNNNNNNNNNNNNNNNNNNNNNNNNNNNNNNNNNNNNNNNNNNNNNNNNNNNNNNNNNNNNNNNNNNNNNNNNNNNNNNNNNNNNNNNNNNNNNNNNNNNNNNNNNNNNNNNNNNNNNNNNNNNNNNNNNNNNNNNNNNNNNNNNNNNNNNNNNNNNNNNNNNNNNNNNNNNNNNNNNNNNNNNNNNNNNNNNNNNNNNNNNNNNNNNNNNNNNNNNNNNNNNNNNNNNNNNNNNNNNNNNNNNNNNNNNNNNNNNNNNNNNNNNNNNNNNNNNNNNNNNNNNNNNNNNNNNatatatatatatatatatatataaaatacattttgttgaCTAGTGTATTCTTCAATTTGATCTAACaaactataaatttagttaaacaatATGATCAGAACTTTTTATAACAGTGAAATCtttgtattatttatctttttattgatttaatactataattttatataatattttttcccggAGATCCAAAACCAACgactatatatatgtatatagtcggacttctatttaactaacttccattttgcgaatttcactattttgcgatttttttttgaggaaccaagaacattttggagatttctttgtaaaataacttccacatagtgaagtgaattttctatttaatgaaattttttgtgaaattcacTTTACCAATTTcccataatatttcaaaacatttcaaacttgtcaACGCTTTCGATGGGGGAATGAACTTCGAAGCCTCTTATTTTTTAgagcaaacaataaaataccttttcctttttgttggcatttcaaacgaaaatctcaggcaaaattaatgaatttgatccgcagcaattaaacttaagaacgcatgcggtaatgcataattaaaattacttttataataaatgcagttataattatatgcataaatacattgcattataaatacattacattttatacattagcttttcttaattgaaaatgtatgtagcatgatagtgtaacactggatcaTATTTTGCTccattcttgctttccatgcaaatttcttttatagttaagatttataaaataaacagtaaatactagtttacaagataaaggtgcatcaattgctatttaaattatgtctagtgtttatgaattcaaaacatgttttgtgttgtttaagtatttcaaatttttttattttatttaatgaattttccatataacgaacttattatcgggatttagcaaCTTCGTTAAATGGAGGTCCGAGTGTATATATAAAATCACACTGCTAATAATAACCATCCTCAGTGGTAGTTAAATCGAAGATTACGAGTCGTTGGGAAaagtttagaaactttttttttggtttaccaCTCTTTGtaattatctaatatatataattctcttgcGTGGCTCCCacattttagctttatttcttTCCcaccggtggcaacgtttgctttgttttgtttactttactATTTGTCTTAcccggcgaatcgaccaatgattgccgctaaaaatgtcacatgccaaatctagctgaggtggctcaacatatagcgcttttaaaaacggaaactgaaataaccagagagcatcagctgcggcaatctcctACTATTAAGCTaagcagaagtgagtagtctttgtcgatagatctctattttagtattttgtcgaaagtgctttttttcacgaatttatatattacgaaatttatttgatgatttctcatttatatcacgaattatactataacacatttctaataggttcaacgaattacatgtcatttatttgaattcaaatttattttaatgacttagtatttactaaaaagatgtaattttttttaaaaaaaaagtctttatatggatttgattgattattttgaattcttagaattttgtgcatttgcaatgcacctaagttagtagcgagcgaagcgagtttggtttgcgaagcaaaccatataagattacGTAGCAATTTTCAGgagttggcgagcgttagcgagcagggggagcagcccactagttcttaatacttttcttaataattggagtaaaaaaacataaaggaTGAGACATATGAATTATGAACTACAATAAATAAAGGTTGAAATTAGAAgtatattatgaactttttattaataaaatggttttttcttgataaatttggttcattaatagttttttctgtGCAATATATTGAATGTATATTGACACAACATATTGAATTAacacaaatatatttgtttttcgtGAAAAACATGGACATTTTATAGCGAAACAATGATGAATGTAAAGCAATAATGGGGATTAGTAAACGGAGCCTCCTAACGCATAAAAAGTTGCatgtttccttaaaaattaagttgGAACAGATAAGTAATGCACTGAATTGGAATATTTCATACATTGACGTCACATtgtatttcatttagaaaagaaGTTAAAGACAAAAAACACAATCTAGAAAGAATAAAGTTAGTTACTCTCGAGTTAAATCTGTTCGTTTGTATCTAGCGCAACTGTTTCAAGATTTTACAAACAGCAGCTAGCTTgcactttttattataactgcTTCTTTTGAAACAATCATCCCATTAAAGGATATTTGGAGCAGGAACTGATTTACGGAGCACGTGCTCATCCACCCCCCCCCCCCNCCCCCCCCCGAGATTGTGAAAGGCACCAACACAAATTacacatgaaaaaaagtttcttatttatttctcttaactAAACTATTTTGCCCTTTAACTCGTAAGGGTTctcaaatttttcctttaattctttttagtaaaaatattaaaaaatttatatatatatatatatatatgctactGCAAATGACCTAAATTGGTGGTTGCTGATTTCCACTGGTGAATGTTGATAATCACATAGTCGTTTTGGTAAATATCCANTTATCCATGGAACCCATTCcggcataattaaaatattctttgaatgATCAGCGATGAAATCTATCGCAAAAGATTTTAGACCTTTATGGGAAACCATGTCTGCAAGTGCTGCAATTTCACACGCATTTCTGTCTGATATTTCAGACTTCAAGAAGGATCCACACATTTCCTTCAGGCGAAGAACTTCATACTTTTCAGCAACGATTAATAGATTTTTAGCGCCGTCATAATCCATTTTGTCCACGGTAtcacaatatatataattcataaacACTTTAAAAGTGTCAATATCGACATCTTGAATGTCCACAATTCCAGCTTTCGCTTCAACCATATCAAGTTGGAACATGGCATGGAATACTGGCGACCGGGCGGCTAGAATTGATTTGTGAGCTTGTACGATCTCATCCTCAACTCGTATCTTAACGTCGCATAAtgttttatcagaaaataaatttcgaatatCACTTTGCAAGGTGTGTAGACCAATATCGGTATCGTTGACGTTATCGACATTTCTTTCGTGGTTTCCATAGATTACTGCTTGCGACTCTATGCCTCCAGAGCAAAATAATTCGcacaaaataaacattcttcCATTTTTGATGCATTTATCTCGATTATCTTTTACTTCGGAGACTGGAAATGAGGAAGGCATTATCCACTGGTTATcgtcttttgaaaaaatattcttgtccTTAATAGAGAATATTTGATTACCTTTGACATCTAGCAAACTAACTTTGCAGACGATACATTGCAGTGAGTCATTATTATGtctattaattcttatttgtacatcttctatcatttttttaaaagtgatactCCATTCAATCGTatctgaaaaatagaaaaatctcgTCATAATTGACTTATTTTTCATGTCTAGCAGTGCATTTATCTCGTCATGTTCCCAGGTCAATCGAAAGCTTAGTTGATTAACGATAATTTTAGTTCGAGCAAGGCAATCTGGAGAGTTCGCAACACTGGATTCTGTACTCGATATATGACAACAAACAGTCAGGAAATCTTTATTCACTCGCAAAATATCCTGTTCTTTAACAGTACTTTTAACTAGATAATAAGAACTGAcaactttacttttttcttcataaacgAATAGTAGGTGACCACCTGGTCcgattatttctattttaaaatcaatgacaATTTTCCTCAGTCCTTCAATTTTGCTTAGTATGAAATACAATTTAGTATCATCCTGCGTTGGTGTTGAGCCTGTTCGAAATAAAGTCAACTGCCAAGgaatttgatcaaaattttcatCAGGGAAGTGTGGGCTTGAGATGGAATTTTGATGGCAAAAAGAGAAGTTTTCGATTTCCCAAGTAAAACTAAAACCATTCTTCATAACGCCTGACATAATTTCAAAGACAGAAAACTCTCTATTATTGATATCAGAGTAGAAAATACTCCTCTTTTCTCTGCCGCTGATTACGCTGTAACATATACAATCTATTGTGACGATCTAGATCACATGTAGGCTTtatctttttaacaaaagaaaataaaagttgccAGTGATATATCTTTTTGATAAGGTAAAGCCTGGTGAAGAAAGAGAGATTTCagttttagtttcgtttttcaTCAATCTTCCCCATTAGCAATAAACTCTCattgaagttaaatattatttttcaaataattatttttttcccgcACTCACTAAGCAATATTTCGATTATTCAATATCaattaaagatttcaaaagtacgttttaataaaaatgtaatttttttcacaatattcaTTGTGGAATTTTTAGCGGTagaataaaatatcgttttgaaacatttttattttttatctttcaaatacACTGGAGCCtttaaaatagctatttttatgcatttcacttaacatgaaaaaaaaacagaatgttgaatggaaaaaatcatttagtttagaatataaagtatacaaaatattaaaaggacTCTATAattcttccattaaaaaaaaaaaattaaaaaacagattaCATACGGGTCATATTACAGATTTTGACGAAGTTCAacgttttgaaacattttaaaaagaacgcACGGAGACTTTGCCACAATTTTAAATCgagagcaaataaaaatttaaggtaaacTTAACTTGCTTAATTTGTATGCTCTTCATTACACGGATATTGGATCTGTTATGCGTGGGAGAGTGGGGTTTTCAAATTCAGCACTCTTATATTCGACAttctcttaaataataataataaaactctatttttgtcatttttttagttcaggtaacaaatttcaaataaataaataaataaaagctagcATTATAATAGCAACCAAATACTGCCAAAAGGAAAAGCTAAATAAAAGAGAGCTAGCCGTTGGCTTGTAAATTAGCCACCCggtcataactttttttttttatgacggAAATGCACCTTATGTGCATTTTATTGTCCCTTTGTTtgacaaacatttaaatattatgaatattttataatatactgaAAGTTACTTTTATCTCCCGCTATAATTTTCcttcgtttaaaaataaacttagt from Parasteatoda tepidariorum isolate YZ-2023 chromosome 2, CAS_Ptep_4.0, whole genome shotgun sequence includes:
- the LOC139424968 gene encoding speckle-type POZ protein B-like (The sequence of the model RefSeq protein was modified relative to this genomic sequence to represent the inferred CDS: added 103 bases not found in genome assembly); translated protein: MSGVMKNGFSFTWEIENFSFCHQNSISSPHFPDENFDQIPWQLTLFRTGSTPTQDDTKLYFILSKIEGLRKIVIDFKIEIIGPGGHLLFVYEEKSKVVSSYYLVKSTVKEQDILRVNKDFLTVCCHISSTESSVANSPDCLARTKIIVNQLSFRLTWEHDEINALLDMKNKSIMTRFFYFSDTIEWSITFKKMIEDVQIRINRHNNDSLQCIVCKVSLLDVKGNQIFSIKDKNIFSKDDNQWIMPSSFPVSEVKDNRDKCIKNGRMFILCELFCSGGIESQAVIYGNHERNVDNVNDTDIGLHTLQSDIRNLFSDKTLCDVKIRVEDEIVQAHKSILAARSPVFHAMFQLDMVEAKAGIVDIQDVDIDTFKVFMNYIYCDTVDKMDYDGAKNLLIVAEKYEVLRLKEMCGSFLKSEISDRNACEIAALADMVSHKGLKSFAIDFIADHSKNILSMPEWFPWMKNHIELANEIFQRFSKNTHLPEKF